In Primulina huaijiensis isolate GDHJ02 chromosome 6, ASM1229523v2, whole genome shotgun sequence, a single window of DNA contains:
- the LOC140978498 gene encoding uncharacterized protein isoform X4, whose amino-acid sequence MLCPMIVEAGILAWGSRLNADIFIGLDSLDDFIPHTASDIEGTIPPQETVIIPNSHNGEWGLAIPVLSSVDDSNQSKTTDAPSFPLSVGEPTVSSGDGVGHMDNGVTETNEMNVMDMGNLSELITRSDKRTGKFHPKPKMKMQEMCRGRFEAVSSPFCPQQVSPEINFANKEPLPAFDQEDVLDLSSIGFTPAIPADATSELPVTDGSMNLKETNQLVSGIHLDSMPKIPAKLASRRAKARKNDDPTASDSSQPQENAFTSTRENETGRSLRPRKPPKTNICELADESEDEILAGWVSSDECLGSSVLEEGNINNEEYQEDSEFLTKKVKRKSKKQDGDGEKTARKRKISKGASQQDADAKPKKFSHSTRRRKLDKVLLETPEDDIDYQKVPLRDLILLAEHKERQMKKEESVAGAPSTKPSHDNSSEFFNEDDDVHLSPRVEESSICFNYQTYMDRTPIARWSKQDTELFYEGVRQFGTDLSLIQQLFPGRTRRQVKLKYKKEERQQPLRLRDALTNRSKDHSHFEAVIVRLQQIAAEEKENADKNGSTELGDNDVADEGVHDASDVNDEEAKNEQQQQQQMEGQKEEEGVGQDLAEDGSPLKLYDSEDDLFRWSQYKSDT is encoded by the exons ATGTTGTGCCCAATGATAGTGGAGGCTGGCATTCTTGCATGGGGAAGTCGGTTG AATGCTGATATATTTATTGGACTTGATTCCCTTGATGATTTTATTCCTCACACTGCTTCAGATATCG AAGGCACTATTCCTCCTCAAGAGACTGTTATTATCCCTAACTCTCATAATGGAGAATGGGGGCTCGCTATTCCAGTTCTTTCATCTGTTGATGACTCAAACCAGTCTAAAACCACTGATGCTCCATCATTTCCTTTGTCTGTTGGGGAACCTACTGTTTCAAGCGGCGATGGAGTTGGTCATATGGACAATGGAGTAACGGAAACCAAT GAAATGAATGTCATGGATATGGGCAACTTGTCCGAGTTAATTACTAGATCTG ATAAGAGAACTGGAAAATTTCACCCCAAGCCAAAAATGAAAATGCAGGAGATGTGTCGAGGCAGATTCGAGGCAGTTTCTAGCCCATTTTGTCCACAACAGGTTTCCCCTGAAATTAATTTTGCTAATAAGGAACCGCTTCCTGCATTTGATCAGGAGGATGTTCTTGATCTTTCATCCATAGGATTTACTCCTGCCATTCCTGCTGATGCTACCTCTGAACTGCCTGTGACCGATGGATCCATGAATCTCAAGGAAACAAACCAGTTGGTTTCAGGCATCCATCTGGACAGCATGCCAAAAATTCCTGCAAAACTT GCTTCACGCCGGGCCAAGGCAAGAAAAAATGATGATCCTACTGCATCAGATTCATCTCAACCACAGGAAAACGCTTTCACATCCACGCGAGAAAATGAAACTGGTAGATCGTTAAGGCCACGAAAACCTCCCAAAACGAATATATGTGAACTAGCTGATGAGTCAGAAGATGAGATTCTTGCTGGTTGGGTGTCTTCAGATGAATGTCTGGGCAGTTCTGTTCTAGAGGAGGGCAATATTAATAATGAGGAATATCAAGAGGACAGTGAATTCCTAACAAAAAAGGTGAAGAGGAAGTCTAAAAAACAAGATGGTGATGGAGAAAAAACTGCTAGAAAGCGCAAGATTTCCAAGGGAGCCTCACAGCAGGATGCTGATGCAAAGCCTAAAAAATTCTCTCATTCTACACGGAGAAGAAAAT TGGACAAGGTTTTGCTTGAAACGCCAGAAGATGATATTGATTACCAAAAGGTACCTCTTAGGGATTTAATTCTGCTTGCAGAGCACAAGGAGCGGCAGATG AAAAAAGAAGAATCAGTAGCAGGAGCACCCTCAACAAAACCAAG TCATGATAACTCTTCTGAGTTCTTCAATGAAGATGATGATGTACATTTAAGCCCTAGGGTTGAAGAGAGCAGCATTTGTTTCAACTATCAGACTTACATGGATAGAACACCAATTGCACGATGGTCAAAACAGGACACTGAATTGTTCTATGAG GGTGTGAGGCAGTTTGGGACAGACCTTTCTTTGATCCAGCAACTTTTTCCCGGTCGTACACGTCGTCAAGTAAAGCTGAAATACAAAAAAGAAGAACGACAGCAACCATTGAGGCTTCGTGATGCTTTGACCAATCGCTCTAAAG ATCATTCACATTTTGAGGCGGTGATTGTGCGACTACAACAAATAGCAGCTGAAGAAAAAGAGAATGCTGATAAAAATGGCTCTACCGAATTGGGAGACAATGACGTTGCGGATGAGGGGGTTCATGATGCTTCTGATGTCAAT GATGAAGAAGCTAAGAacgagcagcagcagcagcagcagatgGAGGGACAAAAGGAGGAGGAAGGCGTAGGACAAGACTTGGCAGAAGATGGAAGCCCTTTGAAGTTATATGATAGTGAAGATGATTTGTTTAGATGGAGCCAATATAAGAGTGATACATGA
- the LOC140978498 gene encoding uncharacterized protein isoform X1: MGIDLDSLDDIFAVGAVNNARPTGKFQPKAKLRTRRNDSTPTLISSSSATLINAVESELSEPATTAKPSEHNDQQNYESVSFLDQKVANSTVSLQSGLDVVPNDSGGWHSCMGKSVGENADIFIGLDSLDDFIPHTASDIEGTIPPQETVIIPNSHNGEWGLAIPVLSSVDDSNQSKTTDAPSFPLSVGEPTVSSGDGVGHMDNGVTETNEMNVMDMGNLSELITRSDKRTGKFHPKPKMKMQEMCRGRFEAVSSPFCPQQVSPEINFANKEPLPAFDQEDVLDLSSIGFTPAIPADATSELPVTDGSMNLKETNQLVSGIHLDSMPKIPAKLASRRAKARKNDDPTASDSSQPQENAFTSTRENETGRSLRPRKPPKTNICELADESEDEILAGWVSSDECLGSSVLEEGNINNEEYQEDSEFLTKKVKRKSKKQDGDGEKTARKRKISKGASQQDADAKPKKFSHSTRRRKLDKVLLETPEDDIDYQKVPLRDLILLAEHKERQMKKEESVAGAPSTKPSHDNSSEFFNEDDDVHLSPRVEESSICFNYQTYMDRTPIARWSKQDTELFYEGVRQFGTDLSLIQQLFPGRTRRQVKLKYKKEERQQPLRLRDALTNRSKDHSHFEAVIVRLQQIAAEEKENADKNGSTELGDNDVADEGVHDASDVNDEEAKNEQQQQQQMEGQKEEEGVGQDLAEDGSPLKLYDSEDDLFRWSQYKSDT; the protein is encoded by the exons ATGGGGATTGATTTGGATTCATTGGATGACATTTTTGCTGTTGGAGCTGTAAATAATG CTCGACCCACCGGAAAGTTCCAGCCTAAGGCGAAGTTACGAACACGTAGAAATGACTCTACCCCAACTTTGATTTCTTCCTCTAGTGCAACATTAATAAATGCTGTAGAGAGTGAGTTAAGTGAGCCTGCCACAACTGCAAAGCCATCAGAACATA ATGATCAGCAGAATTATGAGTCAGTGAGCTTCTTGGATCAGAAGGTTGCCAACTCAACTGTTAGTTTGCAGTCTGGTTTGGATGTTGTGCCCAATGATAGTGGAGGCTGGCATTCTTGCATGGGGAAGTCGGTTGGTGAG AATGCTGATATATTTATTGGACTTGATTCCCTTGATGATTTTATTCCTCACACTGCTTCAGATATCG AAGGCACTATTCCTCCTCAAGAGACTGTTATTATCCCTAACTCTCATAATGGAGAATGGGGGCTCGCTATTCCAGTTCTTTCATCTGTTGATGACTCAAACCAGTCTAAAACCACTGATGCTCCATCATTTCCTTTGTCTGTTGGGGAACCTACTGTTTCAAGCGGCGATGGAGTTGGTCATATGGACAATGGAGTAACGGAAACCAAT GAAATGAATGTCATGGATATGGGCAACTTGTCCGAGTTAATTACTAGATCTG ATAAGAGAACTGGAAAATTTCACCCCAAGCCAAAAATGAAAATGCAGGAGATGTGTCGAGGCAGATTCGAGGCAGTTTCTAGCCCATTTTGTCCACAACAGGTTTCCCCTGAAATTAATTTTGCTAATAAGGAACCGCTTCCTGCATTTGATCAGGAGGATGTTCTTGATCTTTCATCCATAGGATTTACTCCTGCCATTCCTGCTGATGCTACCTCTGAACTGCCTGTGACCGATGGATCCATGAATCTCAAGGAAACAAACCAGTTGGTTTCAGGCATCCATCTGGACAGCATGCCAAAAATTCCTGCAAAACTT GCTTCACGCCGGGCCAAGGCAAGAAAAAATGATGATCCTACTGCATCAGATTCATCTCAACCACAGGAAAACGCTTTCACATCCACGCGAGAAAATGAAACTGGTAGATCGTTAAGGCCACGAAAACCTCCCAAAACGAATATATGTGAACTAGCTGATGAGTCAGAAGATGAGATTCTTGCTGGTTGGGTGTCTTCAGATGAATGTCTGGGCAGTTCTGTTCTAGAGGAGGGCAATATTAATAATGAGGAATATCAAGAGGACAGTGAATTCCTAACAAAAAAGGTGAAGAGGAAGTCTAAAAAACAAGATGGTGATGGAGAAAAAACTGCTAGAAAGCGCAAGATTTCCAAGGGAGCCTCACAGCAGGATGCTGATGCAAAGCCTAAAAAATTCTCTCATTCTACACGGAGAAGAAAAT TGGACAAGGTTTTGCTTGAAACGCCAGAAGATGATATTGATTACCAAAAGGTACCTCTTAGGGATTTAATTCTGCTTGCAGAGCACAAGGAGCGGCAGATG AAAAAAGAAGAATCAGTAGCAGGAGCACCCTCAACAAAACCAAG TCATGATAACTCTTCTGAGTTCTTCAATGAAGATGATGATGTACATTTAAGCCCTAGGGTTGAAGAGAGCAGCATTTGTTTCAACTATCAGACTTACATGGATAGAACACCAATTGCACGATGGTCAAAACAGGACACTGAATTGTTCTATGAG GGTGTGAGGCAGTTTGGGACAGACCTTTCTTTGATCCAGCAACTTTTTCCCGGTCGTACACGTCGTCAAGTAAAGCTGAAATACAAAAAAGAAGAACGACAGCAACCATTGAGGCTTCGTGATGCTTTGACCAATCGCTCTAAAG ATCATTCACATTTTGAGGCGGTGATTGTGCGACTACAACAAATAGCAGCTGAAGAAAAAGAGAATGCTGATAAAAATGGCTCTACCGAATTGGGAGACAATGACGTTGCGGATGAGGGGGTTCATGATGCTTCTGATGTCAAT GATGAAGAAGCTAAGAacgagcagcagcagcagcagcagatgGAGGGACAAAAGGAGGAGGAAGGCGTAGGACAAGACTTGGCAGAAGATGGAAGCCCTTTGAAGTTATATGATAGTGAAGATGATTTGTTTAGATGGAGCCAATATAAGAGTGATACATGA
- the LOC140978498 gene encoding uncharacterized protein isoform X3 codes for MGIDLDSLDDIFAVGAVNNARPTGKFQPKAKLRTRRNDSTPTLISSSSATLINAVESELSEPATTAKPSEHNDQQNYESVSFLDQKVANSTVSLQSGLDVVPNDSGGWHSCMGKSVGENADIFIGLDSLDDFIPHTASDIEGTIPPQETVIIPNSHNGEWGLAIPVLSSVDDSNQSKTTDAPSFPLSVGEPTVSSGDGVGHMDNGVTETNEMNVMDMGNLSELITRSDKRTGKFHPKPKMKMQEMCRGRFEAVSSPFCPQQEDVLDLSSIGFTPAIPADATSELPVTDGSMNLKETNQLVSGIHLDSMPKIPAKLASRRAKARKNDDPTASDSSQPQENAFTSTRENETGRSLRPRKPPKTNICELADESEDEILAGWVSSDECLGSSVLEEGNINNEEYQEDSEFLTKKVKRKSKKQDGDGEKTARKRKISKGASQQDADAKPKKFSHSTRRRKLDKVLLETPEDDIDYQKVPLRDLILLAEHKERQMKKEESVAGAPSTKPSHDNSSEFFNEDDDVHLSPRVEESSICFNYQTYMDRTPIARWSKQDTELFYEGVRQFGTDLSLIQQLFPGRTRRQVKLKYKKEERQQPLRLRDALTNRSKDHSHFEAVIVRLQQIAAEEKENADKNGSTELGDNDVADEGVHDASDVNDEEAKNEQQQQQQMEGQKEEEGVGQDLAEDGSPLKLYDSEDDLFRWSQYKSDT; via the exons ATGGGGATTGATTTGGATTCATTGGATGACATTTTTGCTGTTGGAGCTGTAAATAATG CTCGACCCACCGGAAAGTTCCAGCCTAAGGCGAAGTTACGAACACGTAGAAATGACTCTACCCCAACTTTGATTTCTTCCTCTAGTGCAACATTAATAAATGCTGTAGAGAGTGAGTTAAGTGAGCCTGCCACAACTGCAAAGCCATCAGAACATA ATGATCAGCAGAATTATGAGTCAGTGAGCTTCTTGGATCAGAAGGTTGCCAACTCAACTGTTAGTTTGCAGTCTGGTTTGGATGTTGTGCCCAATGATAGTGGAGGCTGGCATTCTTGCATGGGGAAGTCGGTTGGTGAG AATGCTGATATATTTATTGGACTTGATTCCCTTGATGATTTTATTCCTCACACTGCTTCAGATATCG AAGGCACTATTCCTCCTCAAGAGACTGTTATTATCCCTAACTCTCATAATGGAGAATGGGGGCTCGCTATTCCAGTTCTTTCATCTGTTGATGACTCAAACCAGTCTAAAACCACTGATGCTCCATCATTTCCTTTGTCTGTTGGGGAACCTACTGTTTCAAGCGGCGATGGAGTTGGTCATATGGACAATGGAGTAACGGAAACCAAT GAAATGAATGTCATGGATATGGGCAACTTGTCCGAGTTAATTACTAGATCTG ATAAGAGAACTGGAAAATTTCACCCCAAGCCAAAAATGAAAATGCAGGAGATGTGTCGAGGCAGATTCGAGGCAGTTTCTAGCCCATTTTGTCCACAACAG GAGGATGTTCTTGATCTTTCATCCATAGGATTTACTCCTGCCATTCCTGCTGATGCTACCTCTGAACTGCCTGTGACCGATGGATCCATGAATCTCAAGGAAACAAACCAGTTGGTTTCAGGCATCCATCTGGACAGCATGCCAAAAATTCCTGCAAAACTT GCTTCACGCCGGGCCAAGGCAAGAAAAAATGATGATCCTACTGCATCAGATTCATCTCAACCACAGGAAAACGCTTTCACATCCACGCGAGAAAATGAAACTGGTAGATCGTTAAGGCCACGAAAACCTCCCAAAACGAATATATGTGAACTAGCTGATGAGTCAGAAGATGAGATTCTTGCTGGTTGGGTGTCTTCAGATGAATGTCTGGGCAGTTCTGTTCTAGAGGAGGGCAATATTAATAATGAGGAATATCAAGAGGACAGTGAATTCCTAACAAAAAAGGTGAAGAGGAAGTCTAAAAAACAAGATGGTGATGGAGAAAAAACTGCTAGAAAGCGCAAGATTTCCAAGGGAGCCTCACAGCAGGATGCTGATGCAAAGCCTAAAAAATTCTCTCATTCTACACGGAGAAGAAAAT TGGACAAGGTTTTGCTTGAAACGCCAGAAGATGATATTGATTACCAAAAGGTACCTCTTAGGGATTTAATTCTGCTTGCAGAGCACAAGGAGCGGCAGATG AAAAAAGAAGAATCAGTAGCAGGAGCACCCTCAACAAAACCAAG TCATGATAACTCTTCTGAGTTCTTCAATGAAGATGATGATGTACATTTAAGCCCTAGGGTTGAAGAGAGCAGCATTTGTTTCAACTATCAGACTTACATGGATAGAACACCAATTGCACGATGGTCAAAACAGGACACTGAATTGTTCTATGAG GGTGTGAGGCAGTTTGGGACAGACCTTTCTTTGATCCAGCAACTTTTTCCCGGTCGTACACGTCGTCAAGTAAAGCTGAAATACAAAAAAGAAGAACGACAGCAACCATTGAGGCTTCGTGATGCTTTGACCAATCGCTCTAAAG ATCATTCACATTTTGAGGCGGTGATTGTGCGACTACAACAAATAGCAGCTGAAGAAAAAGAGAATGCTGATAAAAATGGCTCTACCGAATTGGGAGACAATGACGTTGCGGATGAGGGGGTTCATGATGCTTCTGATGTCAAT GATGAAGAAGCTAAGAacgagcagcagcagcagcagcagatgGAGGGACAAAAGGAGGAGGAAGGCGTAGGACAAGACTTGGCAGAAGATGGAAGCCCTTTGAAGTTATATGATAGTGAAGATGATTTGTTTAGATGGAGCCAATATAAGAGTGATACATGA
- the LOC140978498 gene encoding uncharacterized protein isoform X2 encodes MGIDLDSLDDIFAVGAVNNARPTGKFQPKAKLRTRRNDSTPTLISSSSATLINAVESELSEPATTAKPSEHNDQQNYESVSFLDQKVANSTVSLQSGLDVVPNDSGGWHSCMGKSVGENADIFIGLDSLDDFIPHTASDIEGTIPPQETVIIPNSHNGEWGLAIPVLSSVDDSNQSKTTDAPSFPLSVGEPTVSSGDGVGHMDNGVTETNEMNVMDMGNLSELITRSDKRTGKFHPKPKMKMQEMCRGRFEAVSSPFCPQQVSPEINFANKEPLPAFDQEDVLDLSSIGFTPAIPADATSELPVTDGSMNLKETNQLVSGIHLDSMPKIPAKLASRRAKARKNDDPTASDSSQPQENAFTSTRENETGRSLRPRKPPKTNICELADESEDEILAGWVSSDECLGSSVLEEGNINNEEYQEDSEFLTKKVKRKSKKQDGDGEKTARKRKISKGASQQDADAKPKKFSHSTRRRKLDKVLLETPEDDIDYQKVPLRDLILLAEHKERQMKKEESVAGAPSTKPSHDNSSEFFNEDDDVHLSPRVEESSICFNYQTYMDRTPIARWSKQDTELFYEGVRQFGTDLSLIQQLFPGRTRRQVKLKYKKEERQQPLRLRDALTNRSKDHSHFEAVIVRLQQIAAEEKENADKNGSTELGDNDVADEGVHDASDDEEAKNEQQQQQQMEGQKEEEGVGQDLAEDGSPLKLYDSEDDLFRWSQYKSDT; translated from the exons ATGGGGATTGATTTGGATTCATTGGATGACATTTTTGCTGTTGGAGCTGTAAATAATG CTCGACCCACCGGAAAGTTCCAGCCTAAGGCGAAGTTACGAACACGTAGAAATGACTCTACCCCAACTTTGATTTCTTCCTCTAGTGCAACATTAATAAATGCTGTAGAGAGTGAGTTAAGTGAGCCTGCCACAACTGCAAAGCCATCAGAACATA ATGATCAGCAGAATTATGAGTCAGTGAGCTTCTTGGATCAGAAGGTTGCCAACTCAACTGTTAGTTTGCAGTCTGGTTTGGATGTTGTGCCCAATGATAGTGGAGGCTGGCATTCTTGCATGGGGAAGTCGGTTGGTGAG AATGCTGATATATTTATTGGACTTGATTCCCTTGATGATTTTATTCCTCACACTGCTTCAGATATCG AAGGCACTATTCCTCCTCAAGAGACTGTTATTATCCCTAACTCTCATAATGGAGAATGGGGGCTCGCTATTCCAGTTCTTTCATCTGTTGATGACTCAAACCAGTCTAAAACCACTGATGCTCCATCATTTCCTTTGTCTGTTGGGGAACCTACTGTTTCAAGCGGCGATGGAGTTGGTCATATGGACAATGGAGTAACGGAAACCAAT GAAATGAATGTCATGGATATGGGCAACTTGTCCGAGTTAATTACTAGATCTG ATAAGAGAACTGGAAAATTTCACCCCAAGCCAAAAATGAAAATGCAGGAGATGTGTCGAGGCAGATTCGAGGCAGTTTCTAGCCCATTTTGTCCACAACAGGTTTCCCCTGAAATTAATTTTGCTAATAAGGAACCGCTTCCTGCATTTGATCAGGAGGATGTTCTTGATCTTTCATCCATAGGATTTACTCCTGCCATTCCTGCTGATGCTACCTCTGAACTGCCTGTGACCGATGGATCCATGAATCTCAAGGAAACAAACCAGTTGGTTTCAGGCATCCATCTGGACAGCATGCCAAAAATTCCTGCAAAACTT GCTTCACGCCGGGCCAAGGCAAGAAAAAATGATGATCCTACTGCATCAGATTCATCTCAACCACAGGAAAACGCTTTCACATCCACGCGAGAAAATGAAACTGGTAGATCGTTAAGGCCACGAAAACCTCCCAAAACGAATATATGTGAACTAGCTGATGAGTCAGAAGATGAGATTCTTGCTGGTTGGGTGTCTTCAGATGAATGTCTGGGCAGTTCTGTTCTAGAGGAGGGCAATATTAATAATGAGGAATATCAAGAGGACAGTGAATTCCTAACAAAAAAGGTGAAGAGGAAGTCTAAAAAACAAGATGGTGATGGAGAAAAAACTGCTAGAAAGCGCAAGATTTCCAAGGGAGCCTCACAGCAGGATGCTGATGCAAAGCCTAAAAAATTCTCTCATTCTACACGGAGAAGAAAAT TGGACAAGGTTTTGCTTGAAACGCCAGAAGATGATATTGATTACCAAAAGGTACCTCTTAGGGATTTAATTCTGCTTGCAGAGCACAAGGAGCGGCAGATG AAAAAAGAAGAATCAGTAGCAGGAGCACCCTCAACAAAACCAAG TCATGATAACTCTTCTGAGTTCTTCAATGAAGATGATGATGTACATTTAAGCCCTAGGGTTGAAGAGAGCAGCATTTGTTTCAACTATCAGACTTACATGGATAGAACACCAATTGCACGATGGTCAAAACAGGACACTGAATTGTTCTATGAG GGTGTGAGGCAGTTTGGGACAGACCTTTCTTTGATCCAGCAACTTTTTCCCGGTCGTACACGTCGTCAAGTAAAGCTGAAATACAAAAAAGAAGAACGACAGCAACCATTGAGGCTTCGTGATGCTTTGACCAATCGCTCTAAAG ATCATTCACATTTTGAGGCGGTGATTGTGCGACTACAACAAATAGCAGCTGAAGAAAAAGAGAATGCTGATAAAAATGGCTCTACCGAATTGGGAGACAATGACGTTGCGGATGAGGGGGTTCATGATGCTTCTGAT GATGAAGAAGCTAAGAacgagcagcagcagcagcagcagatgGAGGGACAAAAGGAGGAGGAAGGCGTAGGACAAGACTTGGCAGAAGATGGAAGCCCTTTGAAGTTATATGATAGTGAAGATGATTTGTTTAGATGGAGCCAATATAAGAGTGATACATGA
- the LOC140979411 gene encoding uncharacterized protein — MSLLRRPLSKTLLLRRFSTAHTVATTTSETMSSLRNHHEFLPPSTYINSWKPPRNPKEAATQMDFLRRDYSRKVNQMRKVYIEEMELQRAEKLRKDEARKEALRITNEERKAAKDAKKKAESIERQAAEEEFRKMLAKERLEKLEYWKMRQRKIEERKKEMKELVRRKSSMWIEESDLVKTAMEKSIDTSGL, encoded by the exons ATGTCGCTCCTCCGGCGACCACTGTCCAAAACTCTTCTCCTCCGTCGCTTTTCGACTGCCCACACTGTTGCTACTACCACCTCCGAAACCATGTCCTCCCTTCGGAACCACCACGAGTTCCTTCCTCCATCCACCTACATAAACTCTTGGAAACCCCCTCGAAACCCTAAGGAGGCAGCCACGCAGATGGACTTCCTACGCCGTGATTACTCTCGTAAGGTGAACCAAATGAGGAAGGTATACATAGAAGAAATGGAGTTGCAGAGAGCTGAAAAATTACGCAAAGACGAGGCTCGAAAGGAGGCTTTGAGGATCACCAATGAGGAGAGGAAGGCAGCTAAGGATGCCAAGAAGAAGGCCGAATCCATCGAGAGACAAGCTGCGGAAGAAGAGTTCCGGAAAATGCTG GCGAAAGAAAGATTAGAGAAACTAGAGTATTGGAAAATGCGACAACGGAAAATTGAGGAGAGGAAGAAAGAGATGAAAGAGCTAGTGCGTAGAAAAAGTTCTATGTGGATTGAGGAATCCGACTTGGTGAAGACAGCAATGGAGAAGTCTATCGATACCTCTGGTCTGTGA
- the LOC140978496 gene encoding uncharacterized protein, translating into MVNKKVPEWLNSSLWSAPQPPVSPQTPQNPGSAIVEPPAVVARQESPSTSNTSTAAAKGEDGDLLSGSHGNDGSFSYNDDENGSFSAHSTASSGGVVAAGPPPRPAAEDVSRHAQLLQQLSRKIINMGEIRRLASQGIPDGAGIRPTVWKLLLGYLPTDRSLWPSELAKKKSQYKHFKEELMMNPSDITRKLEKSSLENNEPDGNQGFLSRSEIAYGEHPLSLGKSSVWNKFFQETEIMEQIDRDVMRTHPDMPFFSGDSTFAKSNQEALRNILTVFAKLNPGIRYVQGMNEILAPLFYVFTNDPNEENTGSAEADTFFCFVELLSGFRDNFVQQLDNSVVGIRATITRLSQLLKEHDEELWRHLEMTTKVNPQFYAFRWITLLLTQEFGFGDCLLIWDALLSDPDGPQEILLRICCAMLIIVRRRLLAGDFTSNLKLLQHYPSTNISHLLYVANNLRIHVAG; encoded by the exons ATGGTGAACAAAAAGGTGCCCGAATGGCTCAATAGCTCCCTTTGGTCGGCTCCTCAACCTCCGGTGTCACCACAGACTCCACAGAACCCTGGCTCCGCGATTGTCGAACCGCCGGCGGTGGTGGCACGGCAGGAGTCTCCCAGTACTTCTAACACGTCTACTGCTGCTGCGAAAGGGGAAGATGGGGATCTGCTGAGTGGTAGTCATGGTAATGATGGTAGCTTTTCTTAcaatgatgatgaaaatggaaGCTTCTCAGCCCACTCCACCGCTTCTTCTGGTGGTGTGGTCGCAGCTGGGCCGCCGCCGCGCCCTGCTGCTGAGGATGTCTCTAGGCATGCTCAGCTTTTACAACAG TTGTCAaggaagattataaatatggGAGAAATACGGAGGCTAGCATCCCAGGGGATTCCTGATGGAGCTGGGATTCGTCCAACAGTGTGGAAG CTGTTATTAGGGTATTTACCAACTGATCGCTCGCTTTGGCCTTCGGAACTGGCCAAGAAAAAGTCGCAGTATAAGCATTTCAAAGAGGAGTTAATGATGAATCCT TCAGATATTACCAGGAAGTTGGAAAAATCAAGTCTTGAGAACAATGAACCGGATGGGAATCAGGGTTTCCTCTCTAGATCGGAGATAGCTTATGGAGAGCATCCCTTAAGTCTTGGGAAGAGTAGTGTATGGAATAAATTCTTTCAG GAGACTGAAATAATGGAACAGATTGACCGAGATGTCATGCGTACTCATCCAGATATGCCCTTCTTCTCAGGGGACTCAACTTTTGCTAAATCCAACCAA GAAGCTTTGAGAAATATATTGACTGTATTCGCAAAGTTGAATCCTGGAATAAGATATGTGCAAGGGATGAATGAAATCTTAGCACCTCTATTCTAcgtgtttacaaatgacccgAATGAAGAAAACACG GGTTCTGCTGAAGCAGACACTTTCTTCTGTTTTGTGGAGCTATTGAGTGGGTTTCGGGATAATTTTGTTCAGCAACTTGATAACAGTGTTGTTGGAATACGGGCTACAATCACAAGATTATCGCAGCTTCTAAAGGAGCATGATGAAGAATTGTGGCGTCATCTTGAAATGACCACAAAA GTCAATCcccagttttatgcattcaggTGGATTACGCTACTTTTGACCCAAGAATTTGGTTTTGGAGACTGTCTCTTAATTTGGGATGCACTCCTGAGTGACCCCGATGGTCCTCAA GAAATATTACTTCGAATTTGTTGTGCGATGCTGATAATTGTCAGGAGGCGCCTACTTGCAGGCGACTTCACTTCTAATCTGAAGCTACTCCAACACTACCCATCCACAAACATCAGCCACCTTCTTTATGTTGCTAACAATTTGCGTATCCATGTGGCTGGATGA